The following coding sequences are from one Desulfosporosinus orientis DSM 765 window:
- the nifU gene encoding Fe-S cluster assembly scaffold protein NifU, producing MYTEKVMDHFTNPRNVGEIDNADGVGEVGNAKCGDIMRIYLDIEGDIIKDVKFKTFGCGAAVATSSMVTEMVKGKTIDEALEISNAAVAEALGGLPPAKMHCSNLAADALHEAIKNYRDKQKKE from the coding sequence ATGTATACAGAAAAAGTGATGGATCATTTCACAAATCCACGCAATGTTGGAGAAATAGATAATGCTGACGGTGTTGGTGAAGTAGGCAACGCTAAGTGTGGAGATATTATGCGTATATATTTAGATATCGAAGGAGACATTATTAAGGATGTCAAATTCAAAACCTTTGGCTGCGGAGCGGCAGTTGCTACAAGCAGCATGGTTACTGAAATGGTCAAGGGAAAAACCATTGATGAAGCGCTGGAGATTTCTAATGCGGCAGTCGCAGAGGCTTTAGGAGGTCTCCCTCCTGCGAAAATGCATTGTTCGAATTTGGCAGCCGATGCCCTTCATGAGGCTATTAAAAATTATCGTGACAAACAAAAAAAGGAATAG
- the hisS gene encoding histidine--tRNA ligase: MAIQRPKGTQDLLPGTIEQWQYFEEAIRSVCRDFGYEEIRTPMFEATELFQRGVGQTTDIVKKEMYTFKDKGDRSMTLRPELTASVCRAYVEDKLYGQPQPVKLYYVGPMFRYERPQSGRFRQFHQFGVEVLGADQPIVDAEVISLVWNLYQRLGLKGLEVHVNSVGCPVCRARHREQLQDFLASRKNELCSDCQERFDRNPLRILDCKNTTCQSVTEGAPTTKDTLCEDCSSHFERVLALLERAGVVYKVNPRLVRGLDYYTKTAFEVMVDEIGAQSAICGGGRYDKLVEEIGGPPTPGIGFAMGIERVLAALQVQNKLPEAEPKQFGMLIALGEKAQIEGFALLSALRGQGIPVGMDLLGRSLKNQLKSANRQGASYAFILGEEELAQNVMVIKDLTSGEQTEVSLSDAVNEISKKYQRGV; encoded by the coding sequence GTGGCAATTCAGCGCCCAAAAGGGACTCAAGACCTTTTGCCGGGGACCATTGAGCAATGGCAATATTTTGAAGAAGCCATTCGTTCTGTTTGCCGGGACTTTGGTTATGAAGAAATTCGAACCCCTATGTTTGAAGCAACAGAACTATTTCAAAGAGGGGTTGGCCAAACGACGGATATTGTCAAGAAAGAAATGTATACCTTTAAAGACAAAGGAGATCGTTCTATGACTCTGCGCCCGGAACTGACAGCTTCAGTCTGCCGCGCTTATGTCGAGGACAAGCTTTATGGACAACCTCAGCCGGTCAAGCTGTATTATGTAGGTCCTATGTTTCGTTATGAAAGACCTCAAAGCGGGCGTTTCCGCCAGTTCCATCAATTTGGGGTTGAGGTGCTGGGGGCCGATCAGCCTATCGTGGATGCTGAAGTGATCAGTCTAGTCTGGAATCTGTATCAGCGCCTTGGTTTAAAGGGCCTGGAAGTGCATGTTAATTCCGTAGGGTGTCCTGTTTGCCGGGCCAGACACCGTGAACAGCTTCAGGACTTTCTGGCCAGCCGAAAAAATGAGCTCTGCAGCGATTGCCAAGAACGCTTTGACCGCAATCCTTTGCGGATTTTGGATTGTAAAAATACAACCTGTCAATCCGTTACTGAGGGGGCCCCTACAACCAAGGATACCCTTTGCGAAGATTGCAGTTCACACTTTGAAAGAGTTCTGGCTCTGTTAGAAAGAGCAGGAGTGGTGTATAAAGTAAATCCGCGCTTGGTTCGAGGTTTAGACTATTATACAAAAACCGCCTTTGAGGTTATGGTAGATGAAATCGGGGCCCAGAGTGCTATTTGCGGGGGCGGACGGTATGATAAATTGGTTGAAGAAATTGGCGGACCTCCAACTCCCGGTATTGGCTTTGCTATGGGAATAGAGCGTGTTTTGGCAGCTCTTCAAGTTCAAAACAAGCTGCCGGAAGCAGAACCTAAACAATTTGGCATGTTGATTGCCCTTGGCGAAAAGGCACAGATTGAGGGTTTTGCCCTGCTGAGCGCTTTGCGGGGCCAAGGAATACCGGTGGGGATGGATTTGCTGGGCCGAAGTTTAAAGAACCAACTTAAATCAGCCAATCGCCAAGGTGCTAGTTATGCTTTCATTCTTGGCGAAGAAGAGCTTGCTCAAAATGTAATGGTTATAAAAGATTTGACATCAGGAGAGCAAACGGAAGTTTCGCTGTCAGATGCAGTCAATGAAATCAGCAAAAAGTATCAGAGAGGTGTTTAA
- a CDS encoding PRC-barrel domain-containing protein translates to MRRTREIVGLPVLDLNSGKSIGWVHDLVLNNEKDEVVGILLEGGHFFQSTKGIPRKAIATVGKDALTVKEKIVEELKGIRWSDKVGNEVYTQGGDARGTIEDVFLDDSIEKMVGFEVSDGLFADLLHGRGTILKPHVMIDGKDILIVDNQVSPLDQTNERGLRS, encoded by the coding sequence ATGAGGCGCACTCGAGAGATAGTCGGACTCCCGGTTTTAGATCTGAATAGCGGCAAATCCATTGGTTGGGTCCATGACTTGGTCCTAAACAATGAAAAAGACGAGGTTGTCGGGATTCTCTTAGAAGGCGGACATTTCTTTCAATCAACCAAAGGTATCCCTCGCAAAGCTATTGCAACTGTAGGAAAAGATGCCCTAACTGTTAAAGAGAAAATAGTAGAAGAACTAAAGGGAATACGGTGGTCAGATAAAGTAGGTAATGAAGTCTATACTCAAGGTGGAGACGCTAGAGGCACAATTGAAGATGTTTTTCTCGATGATTCCATTGAAAAAATGGTTGGATTTGAAGTGTCTGACGGGCTTTTCGCCGACCTGCTTCATGGCCGGGGAACCATTCTAAAGCCACATGTCATGATCGATGGAAAAGATATCTTAATTGTTGATAATCAGGTATCCCCCTTGGATCAAACAAATGAAAGGGGACTACGATCATGA
- the trxA gene encoding thioredoxin, translating into MAGANVKTFSTANFEADVLKSEKAVLVDFWAPWCSPCRMVAPVVDELADEYVGRVVVGKVNVDENGPLSSQYGVMSIPTLAIFKGGKMVDRITGFRGKADLVKMLDSHS; encoded by the coding sequence ATGGCAGGTGCAAATGTTAAAACCTTTTCCACAGCAAACTTTGAAGCGGATGTGTTAAAGTCTGAGAAAGCGGTTTTGGTTGATTTTTGGGCTCCTTGGTGCAGCCCTTGCCGCATGGTTGCTCCCGTTGTTGATGAGCTTGCCGATGAATATGTCGGACGGGTTGTTGTAGGGAAGGTCAATGTCGATGAGAATGGCCCTCTTTCCAGTCAATATGGAGTTATGAGCATACCTACTCTGGCAATTTTTAAAGGCGGAAAGATGGTTGACAGAATCACTGGCTTCCGTGGTAAAGCGGACCTGGTTAAAATGCTTGATAGCCATTCCTAA
- a CDS encoding RrF2 family transcriptional regulator — protein sequence MKLSTKGRYGVKAMFDLAQHMGEGPISLKSIAERQGISEHYLEQLVSGLRKAGLVKSVRGAQGGYLLGKEPDKIRVGDIIRVLEGPIAPTDCVSEEDPEICAKAEYCVTRTIWEKVRDSIADVLDSITLENMLEDAKRIESERSLYMFYI from the coding sequence TTGAAACTCTCGACCAAAGGTCGATATGGTGTTAAAGCCATGTTTGATTTAGCTCAACATATGGGTGAAGGTCCGATATCTTTAAAAAGCATTGCGGAGAGACAAGGCATATCTGAACACTATCTGGAACAGTTGGTTTCCGGTTTGCGAAAAGCAGGTCTGGTAAAAAGTGTCCGTGGTGCACAGGGAGGCTATTTATTAGGCAAAGAACCGGATAAGATACGAGTTGGAGATATCATCCGTGTGTTAGAAGGGCCGATTGCTCCTACTGATTGCGTCTCAGAGGAGGATCCGGAAATTTGCGCTAAAGCTGAGTATTGTGTTACTCGGACAATTTGGGAGAAAGTCAGAGACTCCATTGCTGATGTTCTGGATTCGATTACGCTGGAAAACATGCTTGAGGATGCTAAAAGAATCGAATCGGAGCGAAGCTTGTATATGTTTTACATTTGA
- the dtd gene encoding D-aminoacyl-tRNA deacylase — MRSVIQRVKRASVTVKGEKVGSIGPGLLVLLAVGQEDGTEDITWMVDKIVGLRVFEDQEEKMNQSLLDVNGEILVVSQFTLYGDCRKGKRPSFSAAAPPDQAKALFDQSVDRIRSYGLKVETGVFQAVMDVELVNDGPVTILLDSKKKF, encoded by the coding sequence ATGCGCAGTGTTATTCAGCGGGTCAAACGCGCTTCTGTCACGGTGAAAGGTGAAAAAGTGGGAAGCATAGGACCTGGACTTTTGGTCCTGCTGGCTGTTGGGCAAGAGGACGGAACCGAGGATATCACATGGATGGTCGATAAGATTGTGGGGTTAAGGGTTTTTGAAGATCAAGAAGAAAAAATGAATCAATCACTTTTAGACGTCAATGGAGAAATTCTTGTGGTTTCCCAATTTACTCTTTATGGAGATTGCCGTAAGGGAAAGCGTCCAAGCTTTTCAGCGGCTGCGCCCCCGGATCAAGCTAAAGCGTTATTTGATCAGAGTGTTGATAGAATTCGAAGTTATGGTTTAAAAGTGGAAACTGGGGTTTTTCAAGCTGTGATGGATGTTGAATTAGTTAATGATGGGCCGGTGACGATACTTTTGGACAGTAAAAAGAAGTTCTAG
- the mnmA gene encoding tRNA 2-thiouridine(34) synthase MnmA, translating into MTLTTKPKVVVGMSGGVDSSMAAALLKEEGYDVIGVTLQIWEATGPEVEGGCCSNSAIDDARRVAFILGIPHYVMNFRSYFKETVVDYFTQSYLCGETPNPCLACNRHVKFGELLRKARGLGAEFVATGHYAQVLRDPGSERFLLSKGADERKDQTYALYMLTQEQLEHTLFPLAEYQKEHVREMARERGLGVGDKPESQEICFVPDNDYASFVRERADVPIKLGDFVDLSGNKLGGHKGIIHYTVGQRKGLGIAFGKPMFVVGLNPDRNEVVLGEDRDVFTDTLWAVDLNWISIPDLREPIRVKAKIRYNSLGADATIFPGEIGSGYGVMVRFDQPQRAVTPGQAVVFYQGNIVVGGGKIISDPRGRR; encoded by the coding sequence ATGACTCTAACTACAAAACCTAAAGTAGTTGTGGGTATGAGTGGCGGTGTGGATAGTTCCATGGCCGCCGCTTTGCTCAAAGAAGAAGGATACGACGTAATAGGGGTTACTTTACAGATTTGGGAAGCAACCGGACCGGAGGTTGAAGGGGGATGCTGTTCCAATTCGGCTATTGATGATGCGAGACGGGTTGCCTTTATTCTGGGAATCCCCCATTACGTCATGAACTTTCGTTCGTATTTTAAGGAGACTGTGGTAGATTATTTCACCCAGTCTTATTTGTGTGGCGAGACTCCTAACCCCTGTTTAGCTTGCAACAGGCATGTCAAATTCGGAGAACTTCTCCGTAAAGCCCGCGGCTTGGGAGCAGAATTTGTGGCAACGGGCCACTATGCTCAAGTGCTGCGGGACCCGGGGAGTGAACGATTTCTTTTAAGCAAGGGTGCCGATGAACGCAAAGATCAGACTTATGCCCTTTATATGCTGACTCAGGAACAGCTTGAACATACTCTTTTTCCCTTGGCTGAATACCAAAAAGAGCATGTCCGGGAAATGGCCAGGGAGCGGGGACTGGGTGTAGGCGATAAACCGGAAAGTCAAGAAATCTGCTTCGTACCTGACAATGATTATGCCTCTTTTGTCAGAGAGCGAGCGGATGTTCCAATAAAGCTGGGTGATTTCGTAGACTTATCAGGGAACAAACTAGGTGGTCACAAGGGGATCATACATTATACAGTAGGTCAAAGGAAAGGTTTAGGAATTGCCTTTGGCAAACCTATGTTTGTTGTCGGATTGAATCCAGACCGCAATGAAGTGGTTCTGGGGGAAGACCGGGATGTCTTTACAGATACTCTGTGGGCAGTGGATCTTAACTGGATTTCCATACCAGATTTGAGAGAACCAATCAGAGTCAAGGCGAAAATTCGCTATAATTCCTTAGGGGCAGATGCCACAATTTTTCCGGGCGAAATTGGGTCGGGATATGGCGTTATGGTACGCTTTGATCAACCACAGCGGGCAGTGACTCCTGGGCAAGCTGTTGTCTTCTATCAAGGAAATATCGTTGTTGGCGGAGGAAAAATAATTTCTGATCCCAGAGGCCGGCGTTAA
- the aspS gene encoding aspartate--tRNA ligase, producing the protein MTVFSERVENGTLGLEKVGEVVRLLGWVQRRRDHGGLIFVDLRDRSGIVQVVFDPEKMGDRFSVAESLRSEFVVSIQGQVIARPEGMINPNLTTGTIEVVASTLEVLNGAKTPPYYLVDQVDVDETLRLKYRYLDLRRPEMQAVFKTRHQVMQIMRNYFTNLGFNEIETPMLNKSTPEGARDYLVPSRIHPGEFYALPQSPQLYKQLLMVAGMEKYFQIARCFRDEDLRADRQPEFTQLDVEMSFVEVEDILPMMERLMVKIFSETVGKTVPTPFPRLTYKEAMDRFGSDKPDTRFGMELIDVGELVGKTGFKVFANVVANGGSVKCICAKGCAGMPRREIDDLAKFVSTYRAKGLAWIVLAEEGIKSPIAKFFTEEEMASLIQLTRAETGDILFFVADTYAIVSDALGHLRLELAKRLGLIEEGSLQFLWVTEFPLLEYDEEQKRHIAIHHQFTAPMDEDLPLLESDPLSVRAKAYDMVLNGTELGGGSIRIHRREVQERIFKLLGFSEEEAVAQFGFLMEAFEYGTPPHGGIAFGLDRMIMLLTGKDNIRDVIAFPKTQSASDLMSHAPSTVAEKQIKELHINIDLPVK; encoded by the coding sequence ATGACAGTTTTTTCCGAACGTGTTGAAAATGGAACCTTAGGCCTTGAAAAAGTGGGAGAAGTTGTCCGCTTACTAGGCTGGGTTCAGCGCCGTCGTGATCATGGGGGCTTAATCTTTGTCGATTTGCGGGATCGCTCCGGTATAGTTCAAGTTGTTTTTGACCCCGAGAAAATGGGGGACAGATTTTCTGTTGCTGAAAGTCTGAGGTCGGAATTTGTGGTTTCTATTCAAGGGCAAGTGATTGCTCGTCCTGAGGGGATGATTAATCCAAATTTAACAACAGGAACAATTGAAGTTGTTGCCTCAACTCTGGAAGTTTTAAACGGAGCAAAAACGCCTCCTTATTATCTTGTCGACCAGGTGGACGTGGATGAAACTTTACGCCTTAAATACCGCTATCTCGATTTACGGCGGCCGGAAATGCAGGCAGTTTTTAAAACCCGGCATCAAGTCATGCAGATTATGCGCAATTACTTTACTAATTTAGGTTTTAATGAAATTGAAACTCCCATGCTCAATAAATCCACACCTGAAGGCGCACGGGATTATCTGGTTCCCAGCCGTATTCATCCCGGTGAGTTTTACGCATTGCCCCAATCTCCTCAATTATATAAACAGCTGTTAATGGTGGCCGGGATGGAGAAATATTTCCAGATTGCTCGCTGTTTCCGCGATGAAGATTTGAGAGCGGATCGCCAGCCTGAATTTACTCAGTTGGATGTAGAGATGTCTTTTGTTGAAGTAGAAGACATACTACCTATGATGGAACGTTTAATGGTGAAGATTTTCTCAGAGACGGTAGGAAAAACAGTACCTACTCCTTTCCCGCGTTTAACCTATAAAGAAGCCATGGATCGTTTCGGCTCGGATAAACCGGATACACGCTTTGGCATGGAACTGATTGATGTGGGAGAACTTGTAGGCAAGACCGGATTTAAAGTTTTTGCCAATGTTGTGGCCAATGGCGGAAGTGTAAAATGTATTTGTGCCAAAGGATGCGCAGGCATGCCCCGCCGGGAAATTGATGATCTCGCAAAGTTTGTGAGTACCTACAGAGCTAAGGGACTAGCCTGGATTGTATTGGCTGAGGAGGGTATAAAATCTCCCATCGCTAAATTCTTTACCGAAGAGGAGATGGCGTCCTTAATTCAGCTAACCCGTGCCGAAACAGGAGATATTTTGTTCTTTGTGGCGGATACCTATGCCATTGTCTCAGATGCCCTTGGACATCTGCGTTTGGAATTAGCAAAACGTTTAGGACTGATTGAGGAAGGTTCCCTTCAATTTTTGTGGGTCACGGAATTTCCCCTCTTAGAATATGATGAAGAGCAGAAACGGCATATTGCCATTCACCACCAATTTACAGCACCCATGGACGAGGATTTGCCGCTTCTTGAATCAGATCCTCTGAGTGTACGGGCTAAGGCCTATGATATGGTCCTTAATGGTACTGAGCTGGGAGGAGGCAGTATTCGGATTCATCGCCGTGAGGTTCAGGAACGCATATTTAAACTGCTGGGCTTTTCAGAGGAAGAAGCAGTAGCGCAATTCGGTTTCTTGATGGAAGCTTTTGAGTACGGAACTCCACCCCATGGCGGGATTGCTTTCGGCCTCGACCGAATGATTATGCTTCTTACGGGAAAGGATAATATTCGTGACGTAATTGCTTTCCCGAAAACTCAAAGTGCTTCTGATTTGATGTCTCATGCTCCTTCCACTGTGGCAGAAAAGCAGATTAAGGAATTGCATATCAATATTGACCTGCCTGTAAAATGA
- a CDS encoding MBL fold metallo-hydrolase yields the protein MIEGRAMGSMGANCYLLACEDTKKAVIIDPGADGKRIYRWVLEKGYKVDYILLTHGHVDHIGAVDELRELLGDVLVGIRTDDADMLTDGRKNLSGYFGPGLVLKKADLLLQDGQEIILGNQRIKVISTPGHSPGSACFLCSDGLISGDTLFAGSIGRTDFPGGSMDQLLNGVKNKLLILPDDTRVFPGHGEETSIGVEKRSNPFLV from the coding sequence ATGATTGAAGGGCGAGCTATGGGTTCCATGGGAGCAAATTGTTATTTGTTGGCTTGTGAGGATACTAAGAAAGCAGTGATCATTGATCCTGGAGCTGATGGGAAAAGGATTTATCGCTGGGTGTTGGAAAAAGGCTATAAGGTGGACTACATTTTGCTGACCCACGGACATGTGGATCATATTGGTGCTGTGGATGAGCTTAGAGAGTTGTTAGGGGATGTCTTAGTAGGAATTCGTACCGACGATGCAGACATGCTTACGGATGGGAGAAAGAATCTTTCCGGTTACTTTGGTCCGGGGTTAGTTTTAAAGAAGGCGGATCTTTTGCTTCAGGATGGGCAAGAAATTATCCTCGGCAATCAACGGATTAAAGTGATTTCCACACCGGGTCATTCCCCGGGAAGTGCTTGTTTTCTATGTTCAGATGGCTTAATCAGCGGAGATACTCTTTTTGCCGGTTCCATTGGCAGGACTGATTTCCCGGGAGGATCCATGGATCAGCTCCTTAATGGGGTTAAGAATAAACTCTTAATTCTTCCCGATGATACCAGAGTGTTTCCGGGTCATGGCGAAGAAACCTCTATTGGTGTAGAAAAACGGAGCAACCCTTTCCTGGTTTAA
- a CDS encoding replication-associated recombination protein A: MDLFSATFNQHQVAPLAERMRPRTLEEYIGQDQILGPGKLLRRAIEADRVSSLILYGPPGTGKTSLAQVIAAKTTSRFVRINAVTAGVKDIREIITQATDELHLYGKRTLVFCDEVHRFNKGQQDALLPAVENGTITFIGATTENPFFELNSALLSRSALFRLELLEPAQIRLGLEQALRDPERGLGQYQVHISPEAWEHWINYANGDLRRALNALELGVLTTQPKNGTRHITLEIAEESIQQRAIRFDKSGDNHYDIISAFIKSMRGSDPDAALYWLAVLLEAGEDPRFIMRRIIVHASEDVGLADPTAMLQAHAAANALEWLGMPEARIPMAQAVLAIATAKKSNSAVMSIDRALNYVKKHPTGEVPAHLKDAHYPGADQLGHGKGYRYPHDYPNHWVEQTYLPQGVQGETFYTPSNMGKEKFINRSYSE; this comes from the coding sequence ATGGATCTGTTTTCTGCAACATTTAATCAGCATCAGGTAGCACCCCTGGCAGAGCGTATGCGCCCGCGGACTCTCGAAGAATACATCGGCCAAGATCAGATTCTCGGCCCAGGCAAACTCCTGCGCAGGGCCATTGAAGCCGACCGTGTTTCATCGCTAATACTCTACGGGCCGCCGGGAACCGGGAAAACCTCTTTAGCCCAGGTCATTGCCGCTAAAACCACCTCTCGTTTTGTCCGTATAAATGCTGTCACAGCAGGAGTAAAAGACATCAGAGAAATTATTACACAAGCAACTGATGAACTTCACCTCTACGGAAAGCGTACGTTAGTTTTCTGTGATGAAGTTCACCGTTTTAATAAAGGGCAACAAGATGCCCTGCTGCCGGCAGTTGAAAATGGTACCATTACTTTCATTGGAGCGACAACCGAAAATCCGTTCTTCGAGCTCAATTCTGCTCTCCTTAGCCGTTCTGCCTTGTTCCGATTAGAGCTTCTGGAACCTGCACAAATTCGTCTTGGCCTGGAACAGGCTCTTCGGGATCCTGAGCGGGGTCTTGGACAATATCAAGTCCATATCTCACCTGAAGCATGGGAACACTGGATCAATTACGCCAATGGAGATTTGCGGCGGGCTCTCAATGCTTTAGAGCTAGGTGTACTCACAACTCAACCCAAAAACGGAACTCGTCACATTACCTTGGAAATTGCGGAAGAATCCATCCAGCAAAGGGCCATTCGCTTTGATAAATCCGGAGATAACCATTATGACATCATATCTGCATTTATTAAAAGTATGCGCGGTTCAGACCCCGATGCTGCTTTGTATTGGCTAGCTGTTTTGCTCGAGGCTGGAGAAGATCCTCGCTTTATCATGCGTCGTATTATCGTTCACGCTTCAGAAGACGTGGGACTGGCAGACCCAACGGCTATGCTTCAGGCTCACGCGGCTGCCAATGCTCTCGAGTGGCTGGGCATGCCCGAGGCCCGCATTCCCATGGCTCAAGCAGTACTGGCTATCGCAACGGCTAAAAAAAGTAACAGTGCAGTGATGAGCATCGACCGTGCTCTGAATTATGTTAAGAAACACCCCACCGGAGAAGTTCCTGCTCATCTTAAGGACGCTCACTACCCAGGTGCGGATCAATTAGGGCATGGAAAAGGATACCGTTACCCTCACGACTACCCAAACCATTGGGTTGAGCAAACCTATCTGCCTCAAGGCGTTCAGGGAGAAACTTTCTATACTCCTTCAAATATGGGAAAAGAGAAATTTATCAATCGGTCTTATTCAGAATAG
- the nifS gene encoding cysteine desulfurase NifS has translation MRRVYLDHSATTPVDPEVAALMMTYYTEKYGNPSSVHGFGREVKQALEQARTQVADLIGASPNEITFTSGGTEADNLAILGTAEALRSKGKHIITSCIEHHAVLETCEHLEKSGFDLTVIPADEEGIVSVDELRKAIRQDTILISIMHANNEVGSIQPIAEIGKIAREHGIVFHVDAVQSLGKIPINVEEMNVDLLTVSSHKIYGPKGVGALYIRKGVRIVPLVHGGGQERKRRSGTENTPGIIGFGKACELAGQRMEEDARHQRKLRDKLMNGITKGIEFVKVNGPVGESRLPNNLNVSIRYVEGESLLLSLDMLGIAASSGSACTSGSLDPSHVLLSMGLTHEIAHGSLRFTLGRQNTEEDIDYVLEQLPKIVERLRMMSPLYDLAIHTKQA, from the coding sequence ATGCGGCGAGTTTATTTAGACCATAGTGCAACAACTCCGGTTGATCCGGAAGTAGCTGCCTTAATGATGACTTATTACACAGAAAAATACGGTAACCCTTCAAGTGTTCATGGGTTTGGCAGAGAGGTCAAGCAGGCGTTAGAGCAGGCTCGAACCCAAGTAGCAGATTTAATTGGAGCTTCTCCAAATGAGATTACCTTTACCAGTGGCGGTACTGAGGCAGACAATTTAGCAATACTGGGTACTGCTGAAGCCCTTCGCTCAAAAGGCAAACATATCATTACTTCTTGCATCGAACATCATGCAGTCCTTGAGACTTGTGAACACTTGGAGAAAAGTGGCTTTGATTTAACTGTAATACCTGCCGACGAAGAAGGTATTGTTTCCGTCGATGAACTGCGCAAAGCCATTCGGCAGGATACTATTTTAATATCTATAATGCATGCTAATAATGAGGTTGGATCAATTCAACCGATAGCGGAAATCGGTAAGATTGCCCGAGAACATGGTATTGTTTTTCACGTTGATGCAGTTCAATCCCTTGGCAAAATTCCCATTAACGTGGAAGAGATGAATGTCGACCTTTTAACTGTCTCCAGTCACAAGATCTATGGTCCTAAAGGGGTGGGTGCTCTCTATATTCGCAAGGGAGTCCGGATTGTACCATTAGTTCATGGCGGTGGACAGGAACGAAAGCGCCGCTCAGGGACTGAGAACACCCCTGGAATTATCGGCTTTGGCAAGGCTTGTGAGTTAGCCGGTCAGCGCATGGAAGAGGATGCCCGGCATCAGCGGAAACTTCGTGATAAATTAATGAATGGCATTACTAAAGGGATAGAATTTGTCAAAGTAAACGGCCCCGTAGGGGAAAGCCGCTTGCCCAATAACTTGAATGTTAGCATTCGTTATGTAGAAGGAGAATCGCTATTGCTGTCCTTGGATATGCTGGGAATTGCTGCCTCAAGCGGTTCGGCATGTACTTCCGGGTCGTTGGATCCTTCTCATGTGCTGTTAAGTATGGGATTAACTCATGAGATTGCTCACGGATCCTTGCGCTTTACCTTAGGACGTCAGAACACAGAGGAAGATATTGATTACGTCCTTGAACAATTGCCCAAGATTGTGGAGCGCTTGAGAATGATGTCTCCTTTATATGATCTGGCAATCCATACAAAACAAGCTTAA
- a CDS encoding metal-sensitive transcriptional regulator, producing the protein MTNSTPYSESKEDLMRRLKKIEGQVKGIQRMVENDKYCVDVLIQVAAVRAALNKVGTIVFEHHSRGCMRNAVENNNQEAAIEELIGVLAKFIK; encoded by the coding sequence ATGACGAATTCAACCCCTTATTCGGAATCCAAAGAGGATTTAATGCGCAGGCTTAAAAAAATCGAAGGTCAAGTCAAAGGGATTCAACGTATGGTTGAGAACGACAAGTATTGTGTCGATGTTTTGATTCAAGTGGCTGCAGTTCGTGCTGCGCTCAATAAAGTAGGCACTATAGTTTTTGAACACCATTCTCGGGGATGCATGCGCAATGCTGTTGAGAACAATAACCAGGAAGCTGCGATCGAAGAGCTTATTGGGGTGCTCGCTAAATTTATTAAGTAA